The stretch of DNA AGAATTTCTCTGGCTCTGCACCGTAAGCATTATTGATTAATTTCGCTGTTCCGATATTTGATGATTTTTTTATTACTCCATCCACAGTCAGGGTTCCATATCCACGGCTATCAGTAATAGTTCTGTTATATAGTCGGTAAGATCCATTTCCTACTACCACTGTAGATTCTGCATTGAAGTACCCATCATCCATACCGGCCAATATAGAAACCGGCTTGAAGGTTGAGCCAGGCTCAGCTGCTTCCCCAACAGCATAGTTATACACATCTAGATAAGATCCATCTTGCATACGAGACAGATTGACGATTGCTCGTATTTTTCCGGTACTTACTTCCATCACTACTACACATCCGTGTTCTGCATTATATTCCGCCAACTGATCGTGCAAAGCATCGTAAGCTATCATTTGTAAATCAGCATCGATAGTAGTATAAACAGAAGATCCTGGAATCGGTTCTTGCTCCCAGTTTTTAAAAGGTTTCCAAGTTCCATTCCCCATTTTCTGCTCCATCCGAATACCTTCACGCCCTTTCAGTAGACTACTGTAAGCACCTTCTAATCCGGTTTTGCCACGTGCATCATCAAACCCAATAGTCCTTGCTCCGACATCGCGCACAATAAGTTCTCGTTTATTTTCTGTTTCGTGAATAAATCCACCTTTTATTTGCCCTTTATTGAAAATTGGAAAACTTTTGATTCGCTGGTATTGTTCGTAATCGAGATTTTTCACCAAACGCATGTATCGATTACCTTTTTTTCTTTCTTCTCTAAAACGTTTTTCATACTCTGCTGCAGGTTTACCAAACATGATAGAAAGTGAATCAGACAGTGCTTTTATTTCTGTTTCGAACAAGTCATCTTTTATGGTTTTTAAATCCACAAAAACATTATGTTTTGTTACCGTAGTTGCCAACAAAGCTCCGTTCGATGCATACAAGTTTCCTCTTTCCGCTTCTTCTGTCGCCAATCGAAAGTTGTTTTCTTGTGCAAACTCATCGAGCTCGTCTCCCTCTACTAGCTTTATACGCAACATAGCAACAACTATGAGCACAGCCCAAATAACCATTAGAAAGGCGATAAACCAACCACGTAAAAGCGCAGTATTTCTATTCTTCAACATAGACTTTCTCGATTAACACATAAGGTTGCGAACTTGGCAACTCTAAGCCTAATTGCTGTGTATGCGAAATAATAGACGACTCTAGCTGTAGCTGCATCAACTCACTATGCTTATCTGTATACTGAGTTTTCAGATCGCTTACCGAATTTTTCAGCTCTGCAATACGCACTACTTTTTTGTCTACCGAATGCGCACTGGTAATACTAATAAAAGCTAAGCCCACTAGAAACAACATGAATTTCCAGTTTTGCCCCGCAGTATCGTTAGTCAAAAACTCTCCACGTAAAAAGCCTGCAAAAGTTTTCTTTTTTACTTTTGTATTTTTTCTTTTCTTGGCCATGATTAGTATTTTACAGCAATCCTCATTTTCGCACTTCTCGCTCTCGAATTTTCTTCGATCTCTTTTTCACTTGGCACAATCACTTTTGACTGTAATGGTTTGAAGGGCGCTGACCAATTCCCGTAGATATCGCGCTCTGGCTCACCTTCAAACACGCCATTTCTCATATACCTCTTCACCAAACGATCTTCTAATGAATGATACGAAATCACTACTAAACGACCCTCTGGACGAACTATCTCTCCCGACTGCAACAGCATTTCGCGTAAGGCAGCCATCTCATCATTCACCTCTATTCGCAAAGCCTGAAAAACTTGCGCAAAGAATTTATTTTCTTTGTTTTTGGGTATAAATGAAAAGATATCTTTTAAATGTTCTATAGTTTCAATCGACTGATTATTTCTTGCTTTAATAATTTCAGACGCCAATCGACGCGAGCCTTTTAACTCTCCGTAATTGTAGAAAATATCAGCCAATTGGTCTTCATCATACTCATTTACGATGTTTTTTGCCGATAACGATGAATTGATATTCATGCGCATATCGAGTTCACCGTCGAAACGAATAGAAAACCCTCTCTCGGGCGTATCAAATTGATGAGAAGAAACACCTAAATCGGCCAAAATCCCATCGACTTGTTTCACCCCACGAAAGCGTAAATTATTTTTCAGATAACGAAAGTTTTGATCTATCAACTCGAAACGTTCGTCTTCTATTTTATTTTGTTTTGCATCCTCATCCTGATCAAAAGCATACAAACGACCGTTATCGTCTAAGCGAGAGAGAATTTCCCTCGAGTGTCCACCACCCCCAAAAGTACAATCAACATAAACACCTGAAGGATTTACGACCAATGCATCTACACTTTCTTGTAAAAGAACTGGATTATGATAACTCGAATTCATCATTTTGATTTCCCATTACCTCTTCAGCTAAATCTGCAAAACTCTCAAAGTCTGCAGAAACTACTTTTTCATACTCCTCCTTATCCCACACTTCGATAACATCGATATTGAGCACCAAAACAACATCTTTATCAATCTTAGCGAAGCCGATCAAATCTTTCGAAAGCTGAAGCCTACTATTTGCATCAACCTCAACCTCTCTTACTCCCGCTGTAAAACGACGAATAAACTCGTCGTTTTTTCTTATAAAACGATTAAGCTTATTGATTTTCGCCATCTTGGCTCTAAACTCAGCTATCGGATGAATCTCTAAACACTGCTGAAAAATAGCACGTTTCAGCACAAAGCCATCTTCCATCACCTCTGCAAGTTGCTTCTTAACTCCTGCTGGTAATGGCAAGCGACCTTTGGCGTCAACTTTACATTCATATGTCCCGAAAAGAGAATTCATCAATATTTTTTTCAAAAATAGAAAATATTTTACCACAATTTACCATTTTTTACCACATTGTTGATAACTTTTTCCACTTTATCTGAAAATAGTTTAGTACAAAGTAACTTTTTAACTGTATTGATTTCTTCTGTAAGTATGATATCTTCAATAAAAATGGACTAAAAAACTGATTTTTAATTTTTTAAAAAACTTTCGGGGTAAAGACATTTTTTTAAACGATTTGTTTTTTTTGGAAATTAAAATTAAATTTTCATCATATCGTGATTATTTTTTTTGCTTGAAGAAATTCTTAAAAACAGCAGTAAAATAAAACTACTGGTTATTAAAACAGCTTTTTTCTTAACATTTCATTCATATAATAATAAATGTTGTAAATTTGCTGACTTAACGAGATTATACGCATGTCATTTAGCTTAAAACAAAAAGACAATTTCTCCTTCATAGAAATAGGTGAAGGAATACCAATCGTACTATTGCATGGTTTGATGGGAGAGTTAAGTAATTTTAGTGCTTTAACGGATTATTTTTCTAAAAAAGGGTATCGGGTATTTGCTCCAGAATTACCTCTCTATACTTTAGCTCCTAATGAAACGCGTGTAAAAAACATCGCAAAATTTGTTCATGAGTTTATAGAAAAAATAATTGGCGAGCCAGTAGTTTTGGTAGGAAATTCTTTGGGCGGTCATGTAGGCTTAGTGGTTTGCAAACATCATCCAAAAAGTGTTCGTGCACTTTGCCTAACGGGGAGCTCTGGATTATACGAGAAGTCATTCGGAGAAACTTATCCAAAAAGAGGTGATTACGATTATGTAAAACGAAAAACAGAGGAGGTTTTTTATGATCCTTCTGTTGCGACAAAACAAATCGTAGATGATGTTTTTGATACGGTAAATGACCGAAACAAAGCCATTAAAACTTTATATATTGCGCGCGATGCGATCCATTACAACATGAAGGATGATTTGCAAAACTTCTTGATGCCTGTTTGCCTTATTTGGGGAAAACAAGACAATGTAACCCCCCCTGAAGTAGCAATAGAATTTCATGAGGGCTTACCAAATTCTGATTTGTATTGGATAGACAAGTGCGGTCACGCTCCGATGATGGAACACCCCGAAAAATTTAATGAAATTTTACATGAGTGGTTAATAAAAGTAGGTATTACCGCTCCTCAACAATAAAAAACATGAGTGTACAAAGTGCCGAATTTATTAAAAGTGCGCAAACTTACAAAGATTGTCCTAAACCAGATTTACCAGAATATGCTTTTATTGGACGATCGAACGTAGGGAAATCATCGTTAATAAACATGTTAACCAATAAACGAGATTTGGCAAAGACATCGGGCACGCCTGGTAAAACTCAGCTTCTCAATACCTTTTTAATCAACAGCAATTGGTATTTGACCGATTTACCTGGATATGGCTATGCGAAAGTTTCGAAAACGAACCGAGCTGGATTCGAGCGGATGATTTATGATTACTTAGAGTTTCGTACGAATTTGGTCTGTACTTTTGTTTTAGTTGATAGCCGGCATGAGCCTCAAAAAAACGATTTGAAATTCATGGAATGGCTCGGACATAAACAAATACCGTTCGCGATTATTTTTACCAAATTGGATAAATTATCGAGTGCAAAGTTTCAGAAAAATCTCAATACATATAAACGAGAATTACTCAAAACCTGGGAAGATTTACCCATGATTTTCGCTACCTCATCAAGTAGTTTTATCGGAAGGAACGAATTGCTCGATTATATCAACACTCTTACCGAACAATTGAAAGACGAGTTTAACAACAAATAATTCGTCTATATCTAATCTGCAAAATCAATCGATCAGAAATTTTTCTATTGCCAATCGATAACCATCCAATCCCTTACCCGAAATTATATCTACACAGTTTTCGCCCGTTACGCTTATTTTTCTAAAATCCTCACGTGCATAAATATCAGAAATATGCACTTCTATTACGGGCGTTCTTATGGCTTTTATCGCATCGGCTATGGCATACGAATAATGCGTATAAGCTGCCGCATTGAGAACAATTCCATCATACAGAAAACCTACTTCGTGTAGCTTATCGATTACATCTCCTTCGTGATTCGATTGATAATATTGCAAAGAAATATTGGGAAATTGATGTTTCAACGTATCGAAAAAATATTCAAAGGATTGGCGCCCATAAATTTCGGGTTCTCGAATACCTAATAAATTGAGATTTGGACCGTTAATAATCTGAATTGTCTTCATCTTTTTTTTTCACAAATTACTTCTTTTTCTAATAAATTTTACTTGCAATATTAATTATTTAAATTAATTCTAAATAATATGTGAAATGTAAAATTTTTTTACGATATTTGCTTTTTATTTAGTCTTATTATAAATAGTAACATGAAAAAAATAATTTTACTCGGCTGCACTTTGACTTTTATGATAGCGTGCAATTCGGAAACTAAAACAGAGGATACACAAAAAACAACCATAGAAAAAACAAAATCGATGAATACAGAGCGAATAGTTTCGCTCAACGGATCGGTTACAGAAACCTTGGCACTTCTCGGTAAAGGAGGAAACATTGTTGGTGTTGACATCACGAGTACATTTCCGCAAAACATTAAAGAACAGGCAGCAAATCTTGGACATGTATCGAGTATTTCGGCCGAATCGATTCTTGCCTTGAAACCAACTTTGGTCTATGCAACAAGCAAAGAAATGAAACCAGAATTACAGAAACAATTAGAGCAAGCCAAGGTTACCGTCCGTTTAATCGACCAGCCAATGGCAGCAGATGAAACCAAAAAAATGATTGCAACGATTGCCACAGATATGCATTCATCTAATTATGAAAAATATCTAACCGAAATAGACAAAAAAATTCAACAAGTAAAACCCGTAGACCAAAAACCAAAAGTCTTATTTATCTATGCGCGTGGAGCAGGAAATCTCATGATTGCCGGACAGAAAACTCCAATAGAAAACATAATAGAAATGGCTGGCGGCATCAACGCGGTGAACAACATAGAAGATTATAAACCTTTGACTCCTGAAGCGCTGATTAATGCAAATCCTGACTATATCTTACTTTTTGATCGAGGCCTACAAAGTTTAGGTGGCAAAGAAGGGGTACTAAAAATAGAAGGAGTCTCGGCAACCAATGCGGGAAAAAAGATGAATATCATTTCTATGGATGGGCAGCTTTTATCAGGATTTGGACCTAGATTAGGCGAGGCTACCTTGCAATTAAATCAGTTATTACAAGGAAAGTAAAATCGGATAATGGTAATTTAAAGTAAAATGCAGAAAAAGCTAAGGTTTTACATATTT from Weeksella virosa DSM 16922 encodes:
- the yihA gene encoding ribosome biogenesis GTP-binding protein YihA/YsxC; this encodes MSVQSAEFIKSAQTYKDCPKPDLPEYAFIGRSNVGKSSLINMLTNKRDLAKTSGTPGKTQLLNTFLINSNWYLTDLPGYGYAKVSKTNRAGFERMIYDYLEFRTNLVCTFVLVDSRHEPQKNDLKFMEWLGHKQIPFAIIFTKLDKLSSAKFQKNLNTYKRELLKTWEDLPMIFATSSSSFIGRNELLDYINTLTEQLKDEFNNK
- a CDS encoding type II 3-dehydroquinate dehydratase, coding for MKTIQIINGPNLNLLGIREPEIYGRQSFEYFFDTLKHQFPNISLQYYQSNHEGDVIDKLHEVGFLYDGIVLNAAAYTHYSYAIADAIKAIRTPVIEVHISDIYAREDFRKISVTGENCVDIISGKGLDGYRLAIEKFLID
- the rsmH gene encoding 16S rRNA (cytosine(1402)-N(4))-methyltransferase RsmH — its product is MMNSSYHNPVLLQESVDALVVNPSGVYVDCTFGGGGHSREILSRLDDNGRLYAFDQDEDAKQNKIEDERFELIDQNFRYLKNNLRFRGVKQVDGILADLGVSSHQFDTPERGFSIRFDGELDMRMNINSSLSAKNIVNEYDEDQLADIFYNYGELKGSRRLASEIIKARNNQSIETIEHLKDIFSFIPKNKENKFFAQVFQALRIEVNDEMAALREMLLQSGEIVRPEGRLVVISYHSLEDRLVKRYMRNGVFEGEPERDIYGNWSAPFKPLQSKVIVPSEKEIEENSRARSAKMRIAVKY
- a CDS encoding FtsL-like putative cell division protein, whose amino-acid sequence is MAKKRKNTKVKKKTFAGFLRGEFLTNDTAGQNWKFMLFLVGLAFISITSAHSVDKKVVRIAELKNSVSDLKTQYTDKHSELMQLQLESSIISHTQQLGLELPSSQPYVLIEKVYVEE
- a CDS encoding heme/hemin ABC transporter substrate-binding protein; translation: MKKIILLGCTLTFMIACNSETKTEDTQKTTIEKTKSMNTERIVSLNGSVTETLALLGKGGNIVGVDITSTFPQNIKEQAANLGHVSSISAESILALKPTLVYATSKEMKPELQKQLEQAKVTVRLIDQPMAADETKKMIATIATDMHSSNYEKYLTEIDKKIQQVKPVDQKPKVLFIYARGAGNLMIAGQKTPIENIIEMAGGINAVNNIEDYKPLTPEALINANPDYILLFDRGLQSLGGKEGVLKIEGVSATNAGKKMNIISMDGQLLSGFGPRLGEATLQLNQLLQGK
- a CDS encoding alpha/beta fold hydrolase, producing the protein MSFSLKQKDNFSFIEIGEGIPIVLLHGLMGELSNFSALTDYFSKKGYRVFAPELPLYTLAPNETRVKNIAKFVHEFIEKIIGEPVVLVGNSLGGHVGLVVCKHHPKSVRALCLTGSSGLYEKSFGETYPKRGDYDYVKRKTEEVFYDPSVATKQIVDDVFDTVNDRNKAIKTLYIARDAIHYNMKDDLQNFLMPVCLIWGKQDNVTPPEVAIEFHEGLPNSDLYWIDKCGHAPMMEHPEKFNEILHEWLIKVGITAPQQ
- the mraZ gene encoding division/cell wall cluster transcriptional repressor MraZ, with translation MNSLFGTYECKVDAKGRLPLPAGVKKQLAEVMEDGFVLKRAIFQQCLEIHPIAEFRAKMAKINKLNRFIRKNDEFIRRFTAGVREVEVDANSRLQLSKDLIGFAKIDKDVVLVLNIDVIEVWDKEEYEKVVSADFESFADLAEEVMGNQNDEFELS
- a CDS encoding penicillin-binding protein — encoded protein: MLKNRNTALLRGWFIAFLMVIWAVLIVVAMLRIKLVEGDELDEFAQENNFRLATEEAERGNLYASNGALLATTVTKHNVFVDLKTIKDDLFETEIKALSDSLSIMFGKPAAEYEKRFREERKKGNRYMRLVKNLDYEQYQRIKSFPIFNKGQIKGGFIHETENKRELIVRDVGARTIGFDDARGKTGLEGAYSSLLKGREGIRMEQKMGNGTWKPFKNWEQEPIPGSSVYTTIDADLQMIAYDALHDQLAEYNAEHGCVVVMEVSTGKIRAIVNLSRMQDGSYLDVYNYAVGEAAEPGSTFKPVSILAGMDDGYFNAESTVVVGNGSYRLYNRTITDSRGYGTLTVDGVIKKSSNIGTAKLINNAYGAEPEKFLKKLHEWKLDKSLGVDIPGEAEPRIIGPKDPTWSKVTLPVMAYGYGFRMTPIQILTFYNAIANDGVMLKPLFMDKVVRKGEPEIVYEPEILVERISSLENVRAMQHMLTGAVEQGGTAANIFTENYSIAGKTGTARVEYWLKNQPMQYRASFAGYFPADNPKYSSIVVIHKPDRSKGYYGGRVTAPVFKRISDWVYSKTPKSVQPNSNGKNLTTQLANSLKLNVDMSKKIVPNVVGYSGSEVIPTLENLGLDVRYTGIGKVTSQSLPNGTKFKKGETIYLVLK